ATTATTTCCATTGGGACTATGTTTATTTCTTCTCCAATGGAGCTTGTTGTCATGAGATTTTTAATAGGAGTTGTTATTGGGGCGGACTATCCAATTGCAACTTCTCTAGTGACGGAATTCACACCACGAAAGTACAGGGCTCTTTCTATAGGATTTATTGCAGCAGTTTGGTATGTAGGTGCAACCGCAGCAGATATTGTGGGATATTTTTTGTGCGATGTAGAAGGCGGCTGGCGATGTATGCTGGGCAGCGCGGTTATTCCTTGTATGATACTTCTAATAGGACGGTGGGGTACTCCGGAATCACCCCGGTGGTTGGCACGTAAAGGGCGTGTTGATGAGGCCCGGGCAATTGTACAGCAGTTATTTGGTGCTGATGTGGAATTAGAACCTGAAGAAGTTAAGGAAACACGATATAGCAAGATATTTGAAAAAGGATATTTTAGTAGAATGATATTTGTTGGTACCATATGGGCATGTCAGGTTGTGCCTATGTTTGGTTTATATACATTTGGTCCACAGATAATGAGTGCATTCGGCTTTGGGGCAGGAAAGCAAGCTATTTTAGGTGATATAATCATTAGTATGTTTTTCTTAATCGGCTGTGTTCCTGCAATGTTTTGGTTGAATTCTATAGGTCGTCGTCCCTTGATTATTGGGAGCTTTGCAATGATGACTATTGCATTAGCTGTTTTGGGAGTTTTTCCAAACGCCAATATATGGGTTGTTGTTGCTTCCTTTGGAATATATGCATTCTTTTCTGGTGGTCCTGGCATTTTGCAATGGCTTTATCCCAATGAACTTTTTCCAACTGAGATTCGGGCTTCGGCAGTGGGTGCAGCTATGGCTTTCAGCCGAATTGGGACAGTTTTATCTACTTATGCATTACCAATTTTTATGGATAATCATGGAATTGGACCAACAATGCTTGTTGGCGTAGCCATCTCGCTTCTTGGATTGGTTGTGTCAATTGCTATGGCTCCAGAGACAAAAGGATTGACATTAGCTGAATCAAGTTCGGTAAATTTTAAACATTAAGGGAACATCAAATATCAAACAGCAGCATGCCATAAGCAGTATATTGCTTGATAGATAGTAATTTAGAGAGAATTGCCCATATAAAAGTTATAAAGCCAGATATATGTACCTTGACTATGGTTCAATGAACTATGCAAAAATTTTATATATAGCAACTATGGATATGCTTATTTGGCAAGTGGGATTCCAGAGTTTCCTTACAGTTGGAAGTTAACATTTCTGGCATTACTTGTCATTTCGGGAAGTGTTCTCTTCCAACTGTCATTGGCAGTAGAACAGCTAATTATAGGCATAATGAAAGTCTTACCTGGGATGATATTAGCCGTAAACACTTCTACCCTAGACAGTCAGGATTGGAAAAACGTAAAAGCCGGTAATAGGATATTGATCCCATTACCGGCTTCCATGTTAGCCAAACTAAGAGAGGATACAACTAATGCACAAGCATCGAGGAATTATTTTTTTAATCGCTGCCATTACTTTTTTCAGTATGATGCCGATATGGGTCAAACTAGCCTATACAACAGGACTCTCTGCTTTCGATGTTACCTTTCTGCGTTCTGGTATGGCTGCCGCTATGCTGGGAATATTTATACTCTATCGCAAGATTAATTTTCATGTAGAGAGGCAACAGCTAGGTCCGCTGTTGCTATCGAGTACCCTAGGTTATACAGCCACTATGATAAGTTTGTACTTATCTTATAAATATGTTAGTGCGGGCGTGGCTACTTCGCTGCATTACCTGTTTCCAGTACTGGTCATGCTGCTCGAATATTTTATATATCATGAGAAACTACAGTTTTATAAATGGATGGCTCTCCTGACATCTCTGGCCGGTATCTACCTGATAGCTGAGCCAGGGGGGAGTAGTTTTTCTCTCCGAGGTGTTGGCCTGGCAATAAGTTCAGCCGTATTTTTTACCTTTTATGTGCTGTCAATTAATCATCCTCAGCTAAAAAAGATGGACAGCCTGGTGCTGGCTTTTTATGACTGCTTGATTGCATCTATCACCTCTTTGGTACTGCTTGTGGCTCAGGGGAATTGGCCGCTGACGCTTACACTAAAAGGTTTGTACTATACAGGTTTGGTAAGTTTTTTCTGTACCGCCTTGGCGCTGATTTTTTTCATAAAAGGTGTGCAAAGCATTGGCTCGGCCAATGCTTCCATACTTAGTACCCTGGAACCGGTGCTTAGCCTAGTAGCAGGTATCATCATTTTACATGAACCACTAACCTGGTATACATCACTGGGATGTATATTGATTATAGTTGCCGTCATTCTAATTGGCTATTCAGATCTAAGTGAGGATTCCCCCGCCTAAGAAAGAACTAAAAGCAACTTCAATAAGTAATCGAAACCTTAAGGGTAACTTCAAAGGGGTCAGGTTTGATAATTATCAGGCCTAACCCCTCATTGATTTTAAATAGTAGCTAGAAATCTCTCATCCTTAGCAAATTATTCTATATAAATCTCATGCTGAATGTCGATATCTAATCGTTTCAGCTTATAATATAAACATTGTCTGGACAGATTTAATTCTTTGGCGGTTTGGTTAATATTGCCGGTATTTCTTTTTAGTGCTTGTGTCAAGAGGTCTTTTTCTACTTGCAGCATTATTTGTTTATAATCGTTAATTTTTGGCACGGTGATCGGCAAAATATTATTCTTGAGGATTTTGTCCTGGAGGAACGCGGGTAAATGCTGCACTAACAGGGAAGTATCAGTAGGATCAACTATGTTCATCGCATGCTCGATACAATGACTTAATTCGCGAACATTTCCTGGCCAGTTATAGTTTTCCAGTATTTGAATTACTTCTTCGGATATCTCGTTAATTTTTCTCCCCAGAATCTTATTATATTTATTGATGTAAAACCAGGATAAGGTAATGATATCTTCCTTTCTGTTTCGTAAAGGTGGACATTCTAAAGTGATCACAGCGAGTCTGTAATAAAAATCACTCCTTAGTTTTTCAGTTTCAATGGCTTCTTTAGGGTCAATATTCATAGCACTAATAATTCGAGGGTTTACAGGGATTTCTTTGTTACCTCCCACCCTGCGAATGCGATTCGTTTCCAATGCTCTTAATAGTTTGGACTGGAGAACGATACTCATAGAATTAAGTTCGTCCAGAAAAAGTGTGCCATTTTTTGCTTCTTCGAACAACCCGGCTTTATCCTCAGCTCCGGTAAATGCACCTTTATTTGTCCCAAACAGGATACTTTCTAATAAGGTATCTGGAATGGCTGAACAGTTAACCGCGATAAAAGGCTCTTTGGCTCTTGAGCTGTTGTTATGAATACTCTGGGCAAAGAGCTCTTTGCCTGTTCCTGTTTCTCCCAGAATCATGATCCGTGATTCCGAGCAGGCCATTTTTTTCGCTGTATTAATTACGCTTTGCATGGCTTCTCCAGAACCAATGATGTCATCAAAACAAAACTGGGTTCCGTTATTGTTCGTTCTCTGTAGTTGATTATAAAGGGCTTTTTGAAGTTGAAATACTTTGTCTGTAAGTGCTTGTATTTTGCTTGTGTCTCGACTTATGGCAAATGAACCAATTACCTCTCGTCCCGAAAAAACCGGATATATATCCATTACGAGGTCAACAGGTTGACCAGAGGCTGAGGTATATCTTAGTTTAGTATTTTTCAATACCTTTTTTTCAGCTATTGATCTTACATGTACACTATTTTGTTTACCCAATTTGTAAACATCCAATACATTTTTCCCCAATATATCGCTAATTTTGTAACCATCTATTTTTTCAAAATCTTTTGACACGAAAATAATTTTACCTGTTGCGTCAACTATTGAAAAATAACAATCTTCCAAACAATCTAAGGAATTAATAACCAAGTCGTAATCGGCACTGACATTTTTACAACTTGTTTCAGCTGCGTTAAAGTTTATTAGAGATTTTAACAGGTTGTTTTTGGTCATCTATGTCATCTCCTTAAATGTCATTTATGTTAATTTTAAAAAATACTGAAACTATTGCTGTGAAAATGTTCACTTATCTTGTCTATATTTTAACTTATTTGTGACCATTTGTCCTTGTATAAGCGCGACATTTTCTAATTCCAATAACTTTAAACGTAGCAAAAAAAGTAGCCCCTAGACCAATCTCCCCGCCATTATTATCGAGCCACAGTACCAAATTAAAGCACCTGCTGCAAACCTCCGGTTTTGGCGGGCTGGAGGCCGGAAATAATGTCTGGAGTGGGTTACAACGGATTTTTTTCCAGAAGTATGCTTATGAGGGCGGGGGTGGTTTATACCGGCCTTACCGAACCAGTTCCCTTGGGTGCAGTAAAAGCCAGGGTTCAATTTACCAAAGCCGTCAGCGACCTAGTTTTGATCAAAATCCACAAGTGGTATTGGGAATACAATGGTGGTTTTTAATTTGAATGATGCCTATGAGGGGACTTCCATAGCCAGAGTACCTTTCCAGGGTGGTGTGCTCTTCCAGGACGTTCCTGTTAATCTGGACACAGGTTATTGTTACCTGCTTAATTTTGGCATCCGGGGCAAATTGTAATACGCTGGCAGAGGTACACTGGCTGATGCCAGCGGTATAGATATGGGGCTTGGACTGAGCATTGTTATTCCCAGAGGTGCCTTACAGGGTTTTAACTGGTTAGTTTATTCTGGCATTACCGAGCCAGTTCCCGCAGGTGCTGTAAGGGCCAGAATTCAATTTACAAAGGCCGGAAGCAATTCTGAAGTTGCCTTAACTGATATCGACAAAGTGGTATTCGGACGTTTGGTTTAATGGTGAAAAGAAGGTGCCGGTTGTTGAATTTGGATTCAAACAGCCGGCACGTGACAGTGACCAAAGGGCTAAAGCCTCCGGCACCGTGGGGCTGACAGGCACAGACTAGTTGCAAATTTCTTTTTTCGATGCTTCTGTTAAACTTTTGAGATTGGGATAAAACTTAATAAAGCTGTTTCTTTCTAGTTGAATAAAACGTCGCACCGATGATTCGCTACCAGTAAGTCATACTTTTCGCACTAGGTTAGGGGGGCAGTGTTTTATTGGCATTGCCTTTCCATTTGCCAAGGGAGAGAATCAAGAAATAACAAATTAAAAGTATTGTCTATTTTAAATATAAACTGGGTAATTTAACCAATAGGATATAACTTATGTAAATATGCAGGTTTTTTCTGATTTTGTCCGAAATAGTAAGAAAAACAATTCATGGAGAAAAGAATGAAACTTTTTGACATATACCCGGAGAATTTTTTCTCGGTGTTGACTTCTCCCAATAAAAAAATTTATATTGAGGCATTGTTTGTGATCAAACAGACTTACCAGCACTCCGCCATAATTCCTAAGGAGATTTGGTGGCTGGACTAATAGCCAACCTGGAAAATCAAATGATGGACCTGCAGGAAGAAGAGGGGGTACTGGCCTTTGAAGACAACCTTTCGGGCAGGGCCCATTTTTTGATTAGAAAGTTCCTGGAAACGGGTTGGCTGGAAAGGGAGCAGGACAGCCAAAGTTTTACCGAACAATTTGTGGTGCCTATGTACGCCAGTAAGCTTCTTAATCTTTTCTATGATTTGGTCAGCGGAAAAACCACGGAATACAACGGTTTTGTTTATTCTACCTATTCTATCCTGAAGACAGCGGATGCAGAGCGGGATGATTATATGTTTGACGGACTGCGCCAGGCCCATCAGCTTACGGAGAATCTGGACAATGCTTTGCGGGAGTTGTTGGCCAACTTAAGGTTTTACCATCAGAGGCTGCAGGAACAGGTAGAGGTAAAAGAAATTTTGGCGGAACACTTTGATGTTTTTCGGCAGAAAATCTCCGATAAAATTTATCATCCTCTGAAGACCTTCGACAGTGTGCCACGCTTTAAAAATCGGATTCTTAGAATCCTTAAGAATTGGCTTACTGAGCCTGAGTTGATAGAAGATATGGCTGTTGTGGGTCATAAAAGGGGCTTTGGCCTGGACCCAGAGGCTTGCCGTCAAAGGGTAATCGTTATGATCGGGGAAATAATTGATACCTATGAGGGCATAGATCAGTTGTTAAAGTCCATAGATAAGAAAAACACGGCGTACACCAGGGCCTCTGTGGAGCGGATGCAGTACTACATAAACACGGAACGGGATATTAAAGGCAAACTGGTGGAGATTATGAAACGACTGCCTAAGATGAACGACAGAAAGAGAGAGGAAGAAATCGGACTTTTGAGTAGGGACTTGCCCCTTTTCCAGCAAGTTTATGTTGATGAAGAGTCGTTGTTCACTGAGCCCCGCAAGCGCAAGGAACACTGCCCGCGAACCACCAATCTGGCCAGTTTAATTAACAAAGAAGAGCTAGATTCAGAAATGCAGGAATTTAAAAAGCGTCTGGAAAAGGTCTATTCCCATCATAAGGTGCTGGAATATATCACGGAACAACTGGCCCGGCAGGGTGTCTTAAGGGCCAAAGATTTGCGGTTGGAGACCGATGATGACTTTATCAAACTGATTCTGGCTTGTATTAAAAATGATGAAGCCGATATCCCCTTTACCATTGATTTTAAAGATGATTACCTCTTAGTAAACGGTTATCGGATACCGGAGCTGTTAATTGCTAAGAAGAAGGAGAAGATATCCTGATGTGGGCAGAAGCATGGGAAAAGCTAACGGACAGGGATAAAGAGGAGTTTGTGCGGGTAATTAACCTTTTGTTAAGCAAGACCTTTATCCTGAGGGATGAGTATGAACCTAAGACAAAAAGCTTGGTCATCAACAAAGACTTTCGGTTTGTGGAGAGACACCATTCTCTAATCCAAGAGTATTTAGGAATTGCCGGCTGGTATGTGCAAAATGATGCCTACAGGGGAGTTATTGCCGCTTATAACCGATTTGGCACCAATCGTTATCGTTTAGACAAGCCCAGTACTTATTTTTTATATACATTAAGGCTTATCTATGAAGAGAGTAGGGAAAAGATAGCCCTGGCCAAGCAATGCACGACCACTGTGGGGGAAATGGTGGAAAAAATGTTTTACTTGGGCCTGGTGGAAAAAAAGCCGCCGGACACTCATCTTAGGGAAGGTTTAAACACCCTAAAACGCTTTAACATTATAGAAAAGGTGGAAGGTGATTGGGCCAAAGCCGATACTAGGATCGTAGTGTATCCCTCAATTGAGCTAATTGTTTCAAACGAAAAGATCAGCAACCTATATGACCAGTTGACGGAAGAGGGTGAAGATGATGAAACTACTGACCAGGATATTATTAATTAATTGGCACTATATAAAGTACCAGTGCATTGATTTTTCGGATATTAACTTTTTAACTGGGAAGAACGGTTCAGGAAAGTCGACTATTATCGATGCCTTACAATTAGTGTTGCTGGGTGATACCAGTGGTTTTTACTTTAACAAAGCGGCCAATGACAAGTCCCAGCGCTCGCTAAAGGGATATTTGCGGGGAGAAGTTGCCGAAGATGAAGAAACCAATACGGTTTATTTGAGAAATGATGATTTTTCCAGCTACCTGGTCTTAGAGTTTCATGATAAAAAGAGTAACCAGTATTTTTGCCTGGGAGTTGTTTTTGATTGTTATGACGATGGCAGCCATGACCACCAGTTCTTTTATTTGAATGATAAATTACCGGCTAATCACTTTATTGAGAAAGGCACAGAATTAAATCGAAAGGGGCTCAAAGCCTTCTTTTTCAATAACTATTCTAGAGGCAAGTACCAATTTTTTGAAACCAATAGTAAGTATCAGGAAGTGGCCCTGGGGAAACTGGGCCAGATTAATAAAAAGTTTTTCCGCCTGTTAAAAAAAGCCGTACCTTTTTCGCCAATTATGGACATCAAAGGGTTTATCAGTGAGTTCGTTTGTGATGTGGAAAACAAAATCGACATAACAGACATGCAGGAAAACATTCGCTATTATAAACAATTGGAACATGACCTGGAGATAGTCAAGCGGAAAATTGGCATTTTAAAGGAAATAGAAAGTCAACACAAATTCTATTGCGAAGAACTTCAGCGACTGGAAACCCAAAAATATTTAATTGACCGAGGAATACAGGAACAACTGCAAAACAGAGTTGCTAAAATTGCGCAAGATATTCATCGATTACGGGAAAAAATTGCTGCCAATGAAGGAAGCCTGCGGGAGAAAGAAGAGGAACTCACTTCCCTGCAGGAAGAGAGGGATCACCTTTTTGCGGAAAAAATTAATTCCGATGTGTACAGAAAAAGGGAAGAGTTGGGACGCCAAATTGAAGACCTGCAAAGGGAAAGCAAGGCTATTGAACATAGTAAAGGTATTTTGCTGGGGCTAATCAAAGGCGTCTTATATACCTGGCGGGAAGTTTATCAGTGGTGTCGGGAAAATTTAGCGGAGATGCCCCTGCTGGAAGAACCACTGGACTATTTGGCCAATATCTCTGAGGGCAAGCTGGAATTAATAACCCGGGAAAAATTATGGTTTGTTAAACAAGCACTGCAGGAATATGTAAACAAAATCAATGATGCCTATTCTACGCATAGGACCGAGTTAGATGGTTTAATGCAGTATTTAGGCAGGTTGGAAGAGGAAATCAAAAACCTTCGGCAGGGTATAAAGGCCTTTCCCCCGGCCATACTGGAACTGAAAAATTTGATTGCCGAAAAACTAAGTGCCAAGCACCAAAGAGACATTAAGCCACAGATTTTTGCCGATTTGCTGGAGATTAAAAGTGATCAATGGCGCAATGCCATTGAAGGGTATTTGAATACCCAGAAGTTTTATTTAATTGTTGAACCCAAGTATTTTATTGAAGCCTTAAAGATATATGATGAATTTAAATTTACTCACAAAATATATGATGTGGGTATTGTGGATATCGAGAAAATCATAGCCAGGCACCCCAGACCGCAGCCCAACAGCCTTGCGGAAGAGGTTGAAAGCACAAACCCCTATGCCAGGTCTTACGCCGACTTCCTGCTGGGTCATGTTATAAAATGCGAAAAAGTGGAGCAACTGCGGGATTTCCGGACTTCCATTACCCCCAGTTGTATGCTTTATCACAATTATGTGGCGCGTCAAATTAACCCTCAAAGGTACGAAACCCCGTATATCGGGCAAAGGGCTGTTATCAATCAGCTTAGGCTTAAGGAAGCAAAATATACTGAAGTATCAGAGCAAAGGGATGCTTTGGGACCAAAGGTGGCTAAACTGGCCCAGCTTAGGAACAGCAGTGTTATTAATGATGAAAATATAAGTAGTATTTTGCAAAATAAACAAGCCGTGGACAGGCTGCCACAGGTCACCCATGCGTTAGATAAGGCCACCCGGCAGTTGGCTGCCCTGGACTTGAGTTACCTGACCAGGGTAGAAAAATTATTAAAGGAAGCGGAGAACAATATTGGTGTCGTAAACAAACAAATAAGGGAATTAGAAAAGTCCAAGGGTAAATATTACAGTGAAAGGGACGAAAAAGAAAAAGCCCTGCCTCTGCTGGAGAAGGACATAGCAGCACAAAAAGAGGATATCAAAAGCAGGTATGAGGCCCCCTGGGTGGAAGCAGTAGGGGAACCTAGGTTCCGGCAGGAACTGAGCCAGCGAAAGGACCCTGAGAACATTGTTAATACCTTTACTACAACTGTTAAAGGGACCCAAAGCCGCATAGAAAATAAATGGAAAGCTATGCTAGAGAGCAGGATTATTTACAACCGCGATTATAACGGTGCCTTAGATGTAAATGCCCAGGGTAATGCTGCTTATGCCCAGGAATTGAGGGTCCTGGAAGATACCTCGCTGGTTCAGTATGAGGAAAAAATAAAGGATGCCCAGGAAAAAGCCCAGGAGCAGTTTAAGGAAGATTTCATCAGTAAACTGAAGAAAAACATTGAGGATGCACGGGAGCAAATTGATGATTTGAATAAAGCCCTAAAAGATATACCCTTTGGTCGGGATAAGTACAGGTTCACTGTAACCCCTAACCCTCATTATAAAAAGTACTACGAAATGATTACCGATGATATGTTGCTGGAAGGGTTGACCCTTTTTTCCGCATCTTTTCAGAGCAGATATCAGGATGTGGTGGAGGAGCTTTTCCGCCAGATTATTGATGTGGATGAAGGCCTGGTAAGCGCCGATCGGCGGGAAGAATTGAATAAGAACTTGGATAAGTTTACCGATTATCGGACTTACCTGGACTTTGATCTGGCAGTGACCGACGACAGGGGGATGGAGTCAAGATTATCCAGGGTAATAGCCAAAAAATCAGGGGGAGAGACCCAGACCCCCTTCTATATTTCTGTATTGGCATCCTTTGTTCAGTTATACCGGATTAAAAGCAGGAACCAGGATAACACTGTGCGGATTTTGGTCTTTGACGAAGCCTATAGTAAGATGGACCATCAGCGGATTAAAGAAAGTATTAACCTGATCCGGAAGCTAGGGCTGCAGGTTATTCTCTCTGCGCCCACAGAAAAAATCGGTGACATCGCCCCCTTAGTGGATAGGAACCTGTGTGTCACCAGGATAAAAAATGAGACAGTTATAAAATCCTTTGACCCCAGGGAAGTAGAGGGGGCTTAGCATGGAATTTCGGGAACATATATTAAATACCTTACTGGATAAATATGAAAAAAGCCTACATTATCAGGGCAAAGCTAAAGTTAACAGAAAGATAGCCTTATCCTTTAATGCCAAGAACTTCCCTTGGTACTGGAAAAGTGAGGCGCCCCACCTGAAGAAAGCAATTCACCAGGTTGTGGAGGATTTGGCCGGGCAAGGTATTGTAGCTTATAAATGGTTGCCCTTTGAAAAGGGAAATTTGCTAGATTCCGTCTGGCTTAACCTGGAGCAGGTCGATACAGCCTATCGTGTTATTGGACGGCAACCGAGAAAAGACAAAATAAAGGAAGTAGTTGGGGAATTAGAAAACCTTTTGCCCCAAATTACTCAGGAGTGGGTAAAGAATTTCCTTATTGATTGCTTAAAAGAAATGCAGGATAAAAAAGACTTCCCGTTGCTCTTGCCGGCGGAAAAAGAAGAAAGGGAATTATTATTGAAAAGTTTCCTGGGGCTGGAAGATAAAAGGGATACCGTTCTTTTGGAGCGGGTTTTCAGTTTAAAATACCTGGGACATAGTAAGGTTTTTCAAAGGAAAGTAAAAGGACGTTTAACACGCATTGCTGTTCAGTACCTGCTGAACAACTCAGAGCTGCTAGAGGACGAGGTCATTCAGGAACTGGGCATCGAAAAAAACTCTGAGGAAGTATTGGTCTGCGGTGCAATAACTTTACTTTATAAAGATAAAAAAATAGATTATGCCAATTCTCCCTTCGGTGGTGTAGTTGATACAAAATATTTTTCCAAAATGAAAATAGGCTCTGTGAAGGCTGCAAAGGTAATTACTATTGAAAACAAGGCCAATTTCCACTACCTGGTAAACAATGGGATGGTTGATAGCACCCTTTTAATATACCTGGGGGGGTTTCCTGGTCCCCAAAAGAGAGATTTCTTGGTCAATCTTTACCAATTAAAGCCGAATGTTTCTTTTTATCATTGGGGCGATATTGACTTGGGCGGGTTTAGAATATTTGAGACCTTAAGAAAAGTAATTCCAACAATAAAGCCTCTTTTTATGGATGAGAGTACACTATTAAAGTATAAGGGTTACTGTGATGAGCTAGAAAATAACTATGCAAGGCAGTTGGAAAAGCTGTTGGATAAAGTGGAATATAAAACCTTTTGGCCCGTAATCAAAGTCATGTTAAAAGATAAAATTCGTTTGGAACAGGAAGCTCTTTTGGTATCGGAAGTTGATATGTAAAGTAAAAAGGGGCAAAAATCCCACTAGGATTAACTGTTTTTCCGTCAGGGGCGGTAAATACCAAAACAGTCCTTTTGGGGTTGGGTGTGCTTACGTCACAAACAATATTAATTAATGGAGACGGTTTATAAACATGGTAATGGCTATGTTCGTATGTTGTTTGGCCGATTATTTGATGATAGTGGCCTCCTTCGGAATTATTTAAATATATTACGCAAACCAATGAAGTAAAGTACCAATAGCCTAGAAAATATTTAGACTCGGTTAAGCTGATGTCGGTATGGCCGTTGGCACCTGGTTCGGCATAGAGGCTGATACGGATTCTGTGGAGGAAGAGTTTATCGAGGTAGGAACGGCAGAGATTATCGATATATGTCGGAATTTTTATGAAGGATAATCATAACACATGACGAATTTCCAGGATTTGTAGGTATATATACCTATAATTTTATGGAAAGAAGTGTCTGGGTTGTCGGAAATTGAGAAGTTATTAAAAAAGATTGAGTTTTTGCGGTATGAGCTTAATTGTTTAGCTAGAAATAAACATCTTGTAGACCCAGAGGTTGTTAATACAAGTGAAAGGTTAGATAGAGCACTGGTTCTGTATTATAAACTGAGGGATATGAGGTTTGTTAGTAAAACCAGCGTAGGATAGTGTCGGAATTTATGTGAAGGTTTAGCATCCTTTCTTGCCGAAGTTTGATGGGAGAGAGGGGGGCTTCATATGAGTGATGATATTTGTATTAAAACAAAAAAACAAATTGCAAAACATATGGAAGCAATAAAGAGATTGAGAGAAGACCTAGACTCTTATGTAGGAACTGCTAAAGAGTCACAAGTTGGAAGTGATCCGGAAAATATACATGAGAGAATTCATCAACATGAAGAGAAAATTCAGAATTTGCAAGATTTATTAACGCATAATGGTTGTTGAGTCCTTCTAAGGCTCTTTTCTTAAACATATTGATTATATTGTTGCCCGTGGCTAATGTTAATCCTCTGCTGTATTACTGGTAGCAAAGGTAGCTTTGAAAGCGAGGGCACGATTAACCAGATCCAGAAGTTAATTAAACACTAAAACAGGGAGACTATATTAATCTCCCGGTTTACAAAGTTTATCCATGCTGACACTTAGTGCAACTGCTAATTTCAAGGCAGTGGAGACCCTACAATCTCCACGCCTTTCAATATCTTCCAAGGTTCTGACGGGTACGCCAGATATTTCCGATAGTTTGCGGACGCTTAATCCCTGTTCCTGCCTGATTTTCTTAAGCTGCATGTTATCACCTCTTTTTCAACGCCTCAAAGGAAGCCTTAGCATCCGGTAAAAAATTGTGAAATTTTATGAGTTTTTCACAAGGCTGTTCATTGCAAACTGCACAGTTTTCTAAACCCTTGTTACTACAGCACTGTTTGATTTTGCAAGACTGGCAAAAGTCAAGCAACCTTCCTCCTACGGTAAGACATCCGTCACAATTGATGTCTTCGGATTTCAGAACTAGCCCAAACTTTTCAGCTAAAAAGACCGCGGTTTTTCCCTGGCGGTGTCATCATCGTTTTTAGTAGCCAAAAACGAGGGGTAGTTAGAGCAGACAAGCCCGCAATAAGCGATCATTCTAGACATCAGGTTATTCTCCT
This genomic interval from Desulforamulus reducens MI-1 contains the following:
- a CDS encoding MFS transporter → MKLYAIENNDGLPKREKKSMQSKKTLDDFELTPFLKKMILFASGGPFLDGYVLVIIGVALAQLGPQLNLDAHWSALVGAAALAGIFIGTALFGYVTDLVGRQLMFTIDIIAIAIISIGTMFISSPMELVVMRFLIGVVIGADYPIATSLVTEFTPRKYRALSIGFIAAVWYVGATAADIVGYFLCDVEGGWRCMLGSAVIPCMILLIGRWGTPESPRWLARKGRVDEARAIVQQLFGADVELEPEEVKETRYSKIFEKGYFSRMIFVGTIWACQVVPMFGLYTFGPQIMSAFGFGAGKQAILGDIIISMFFLIGCVPAMFWLNSIGRRPLIIGSFAMMTIALAVLGVFPNANIWVVVASFGIYAFFSGGPGILQWLYPNELFPTEIRASAVGAAMAFSRIGTVLSTYALPIFMDNHGIGPTMLVGVAISLLGLVVSIAMAPETKGLTLAESSSVNFKH
- a CDS encoding DMT family transporter, which produces MHKHRGIIFLIAAITFFSMMPIWVKLAYTTGLSAFDVTFLRSGMAAAMLGIFILYRKINFHVERQQLGPLLLSSTLGYTATMISLYLSYKYVSAGVATSLHYLFPVLVMLLEYFIYHEKLQFYKWMALLTSLAGIYLIAEPGGSSFSLRGVGLAISSAVFFTFYVLSINHPQLKKMDSLVLAFYDCLIASITSLVLLVAQGNWPLTLTLKGLYYTGLVSFFCTALALIFFIKGVQSIGSANASILSTLEPVLSLVAGIIILHEPLTWYTSLGCILIIVAVILIGYSDLSEDSPA
- a CDS encoding sigma-54 interaction domain-containing protein; the encoded protein is MTKNNLLKSLINFNAAETSCKNVSADYDLVINSLDCLEDCYFSIVDATGKIIFVSKDFEKIDGYKISDILGKNVLDVYKLGKQNSVHVRSIAEKKVLKNTKLRYTSASGQPVDLVMDIYPVFSGREVIGSFAISRDTSKIQALTDKVFQLQKALYNQLQRTNNNGTQFCFDDIIGSGEAMQSVINTAKKMACSESRIMILGETGTGKELFAQSIHNNSSRAKEPFIAVNCSAIPDTLLESILFGTNKGAFTGAEDKAGLFEEAKNGTLFLDELNSMSIVLQSKLLRALETNRIRRVGGNKEIPVNPRIISAMNIDPKEAIETEKLRSDFYYRLAVITLECPPLRNRKEDIITLSWFYINKYNKILGRKINEISEEVIQILENYNWPGNVRELSHCIEHAMNIVDPTDTSLLVQHLPAFLQDKILKNNILPITVPKINDYKQIMLQVEKDLLTQALKRNTGNINQTAKELNLSRQCLYYKLKRLDIDIQHEIYIE
- a CDS encoding Wadjet anti-phage system protein JetA family protein, translated to MAGLIANLENQMMDLQEEEGVLAFEDNLSGRAHFLIRKFLETGWLEREQDSQSFTEQFVVPMYASKLLNLFYDLVSGKTTEYNGFVYSTYSILKTADAERDDYMFDGLRQAHQLTENLDNALRELLANLRFYHQRLQEQVEVKEILAEHFDVFRQKISDKIYHPLKTFDSVPRFKNRILRILKNWLTEPELIEDMAVVGHKRGFGLDPEACRQRVIVMIGEIIDTYEGIDQLLKSIDKKNTAYTRASVERMQYYINTERDIKGKLVEIMKRLPKMNDRKREEEIGLLSRDLPLFQQVYVDEESLFTEPRKRKEHCPRTTNLASLINKEELDSEMQEFKKRLEKVYSHHKVLEYITEQLARQGVLRAKDLRLETDDDFIKLILACIKNDEADIPFTIDFKDDYLLVNGYRIPELLIAKKKEKIS
- a CDS encoding DUF4194 domain-containing protein; the protein is MWAEAWEKLTDRDKEEFVRVINLLLSKTFILRDEYEPKTKSLVINKDFRFVERHHSLIQEYLGIAGWYVQNDAYRGVIAAYNRFGTNRYRLDKPSTYFLYTLRLIYEESREKIALAKQCTTTVGEMVEKMFYLGLVEKKPPDTHLREGLNTLKRFNIIEKVEGDWAKADTRIVVYPSIELIVSNEKISNLYDQLTEEGEDDETTDQDIIN